Proteins from a genomic interval of Pseudomonadota bacterium:
- a CDS encoding HlyD family type I secretion periplasmic adaptor subunit: MSTPVNSLVTRQGRQHAGMPRARARYLVQALSLEERDNTSLISQGILLTTVLMIGLIVWSAFTEVNEIARTSGEVVPAGLVQSIQHLEGGIVAELQVSNGASVQAGDVLLQIADAGARSELAQLATRRASLDLRLRRLDALMAGKAPSFDDLKPPYTAEMIALQREVFTTQRSSGLAQLQLIRAERGRLLEERAASAARVDALMREVALVRGEQERQELLLARQLVAAADVTNVRLTALRTQGDLHQAQGEWGSLQRQIEASEQRERELRSRRRESWNLEREEVKANLDEVQARLAALQDRTERLDLRATVDGVVQALAVSGPGAVIQPGQTVLQIVPGEGRMLVHARVSPDDIGHLMIGQSVDVKVSSFEPQRYGTLVGELTQVSPSTQLNEERQPYYEAHIELQQLYLGDDPQQHQLVPGMLVQADIITGRKSILDYLLKPVYRGFSGALKER; encoded by the coding sequence ATGAGCACACCCGTCAACAGTCTCGTCACCCGTCAGGGTCGCCAGCATGCCGGCATGCCGCGCGCTCGCGCGCGCTACCTGGTGCAGGCACTCTCCCTGGAAGAGCGAGACAACACGAGCCTGATTAGCCAGGGTATTTTGCTCACCACCGTGCTGATGATCGGACTGATCGTTTGGTCCGCTTTCACGGAGGTGAACGAAATCGCGCGCACCTCCGGCGAGGTGGTGCCGGCGGGTCTAGTGCAGTCGATTCAACACCTTGAGGGCGGCATCGTGGCCGAGCTTCAAGTGAGCAACGGCGCGAGCGTGCAGGCCGGGGACGTGCTCCTGCAGATCGCCGACGCGGGCGCGCGCAGCGAGCTTGCCCAGCTGGCCACGCGACGGGCCTCTCTGGATCTTCGCCTACGCCGCCTCGACGCGCTCATGGCGGGCAAAGCGCCGAGCTTCGACGATCTCAAGCCCCCCTACACGGCGGAGATGATCGCGCTTCAGCGGGAGGTGTTCACTACCCAGCGCAGCAGCGGCCTTGCCCAGCTGCAGCTCATCCGTGCCGAACGCGGGCGCTTGCTCGAAGAACGCGCCGCGAGCGCCGCGCGCGTCGACGCCCTGATGCGCGAGGTTGCCCTCGTGCGCGGCGAGCAGGAGCGGCAAGAGCTCTTGTTAGCTCGCCAGCTGGTGGCGGCGGCGGACGTGACCAATGTGCGCCTGACCGCCTTGCGCACCCAAGGGGATCTGCATCAGGCCCAAGGCGAATGGGGATCCCTGCAGAGGCAGATCGAAGCGAGCGAGCAACGCGAGCGCGAGCTTCGCAGCCGACGTCGCGAGAGCTGGAATCTCGAGCGCGAAGAGGTCAAGGCGAACCTCGATGAGGTCCAGGCGCGCCTTGCTGCCCTGCAGGATCGCACGGAACGCCTAGATCTGCGGGCCACCGTGGACGGCGTGGTCCAAGCACTGGCCGTGAGTGGTCCTGGGGCAGTCATCCAACCCGGCCAAACGGTTCTGCAGATCGTCCCGGGCGAGGGTCGTATGCTGGTGCACGCGCGCGTGTCGCCCGACGACATCGGTCACCTAATGATCGGCCAATCCGTCGACGTGAAGGTGAGCAGTTTCGAGCCCCAACGCTACGGCACGCTGGTAGGTGAGCTAACACAGGTGTCACCTTCGACCCAGCTAAACGAGGAGCGACAGCCCTACTACGAAGCACACATCGAGCTGCAGCAGCTCTACCTAGGAGACGATCCGCAGCAGCACCAGTTGGTGCCGGGAATGCTGGTGCAGGCGGACATCATCACCGGGCGCAAGAGCATCCTCGACTACCTACTCAAGCCGGTCTATCGCGGCTTCAGCGGGGCCCTGAAGGAGCGCTGA
- a CDS encoding Na+/H+ antiporter NhaC family protein — translation MTARLQFLAGPMGAAAPIVVFVVWAVAISVAGAPSEHGLIFGMLLGLVLGMFLCRSAWSDYADELFKGMANPVATVTIMAWFWAGMFAQLVRAGGLVDGLVWLGGVSNATGGTFVGATFVLAAVFASAVGTGYGTVVAFCTLMFPTGIILGADPTWLFAAILSGAAFGDNLAPVSDTTVVSATTQGTDIPGVVRNRFKYSLIAAVPALMLFVLLGGGDGSVDRAAANALFAESASPQGLILLIPFALVIGLALRGTHIIITLTWGILCALALQFGLGLSEPDAILFIDPERDLVGGALVDGITGYIGLSILILLIVAGGHLMKIGGALGAIVDAMKRFAGESVARAETAIWGLVFSLNSFITINTAAEITAAPVVRELGEKFDLHPYRRANMLDAVTSAIGYIFPWGGGILIGYQTIRNLEQSYDFVKAVPPTDVWAYVLHGWFLAAVMLVAAVTGFGRIYTGANGEPVRDRPAAI, via the coding sequence ATGACCGCTCGACTGCAGTTCCTCGCAGGCCCTATGGGTGCCGCCGCGCCCATCGTCGTCTTCGTCGTGTGGGCCGTTGCCATCTCCGTGGCGGGAGCACCGAGCGAGCACGGACTCATCTTTGGCATGTTGCTGGGGCTTGTGCTCGGCATGTTCTTGTGTCGCAGCGCGTGGTCTGACTACGCGGACGAGCTGTTTAAGGGCATGGCCAACCCGGTCGCTACCGTCACCATCATGGCGTGGTTTTGGGCCGGGATGTTTGCGCAGCTCGTGCGCGCCGGAGGGTTGGTCGACGGCCTCGTGTGGCTGGGGGGAGTCTCAAACGCCACCGGCGGCACATTCGTCGGTGCTACCTTCGTCCTCGCCGCCGTTTTCGCGTCGGCGGTGGGCACGGGCTATGGCACCGTGGTCGCCTTCTGCACGTTGATGTTTCCGACGGGGATCATTCTGGGCGCCGACCCCACCTGGCTGTTCGCGGCCATCCTCTCTGGGGCTGCCTTCGGCGACAACTTGGCGCCGGTCTCGGACACCACGGTGGTATCGGCCACCACCCAGGGCACAGATATTCCAGGGGTTGTGCGAAACCGCTTCAAATACTCTCTTATCGCTGCCGTGCCGGCCTTGATGCTGTTCGTCTTACTGGGGGGCGGTGACGGCAGCGTTGACCGCGCGGCCGCGAACGCCCTGTTTGCCGAGTCCGCCTCCCCTCAAGGACTCATTTTGCTGATTCCCTTCGCCTTGGTGATAGGCCTCGCCCTCAGGGGAACGCACATCATCATCACGCTCACCTGGGGCATCTTGTGCGCGCTCGCCTTGCAGTTTGGTCTCGGCCTGTCTGAGCCGGATGCGATTCTGTTCATTGATCCAGAGCGCGATCTCGTCGGTGGAGCCCTGGTTGATGGGATCACCGGTTACATCGGTCTGTCGATTTTGATTTTGCTGATTGTTGCGGGCGGTCACCTAATGAAAATAGGTGGTGCCTTAGGGGCCATAGTAGACGCCATGAAGCGCTTCGCGGGCGAGTCTGTGGCGCGAGCGGAGACTGCGATCTGGGGTCTCGTGTTCTCCCTCAACTCTTTTATCACCATCAACACGGCCGCAGAGATCACGGCCGCGCCGGTCGTCCGCGAACTCGGAGAGAAGTTCGACCTTCACCCGTACCGGCGCGCCAATATGCTGGACGCGGTGACCTCGGCCATCGGGTACATCTTCCCCTGGGGCGGGGGGATCCTGATCGGCTACCAGACGATTCGTAACCTCGAGCAAAGCTACGACTTCGTAAAGGCCGTGCCGCCGACGGACGTATGGGCCTACGTGCTGCACGGCTGGTTCCTGGCCGCCGTCATGCTCGTGGCCGCGGTCACCGGGTTCGGACGGATCTACACCGGCGCCAATGGCGAGCCTGTCAGGGATCGTCCAGCCGCCATCTAG